The Zonotrichia albicollis isolate bZonAlb1 chromosome 9, bZonAlb1.hap1, whole genome shotgun sequence genome has a window encoding:
- the LOC141730045 gene encoding uncharacterized protein LOC141730045: MPGAVLGACVRSRKWRQRPERGEAAVELGGGRSAGLPIASPREAARKRKMARDTEAEQELSMESREDKCPRQNLVEEAVLSGSTVQEANGEEKPRRCRTRRGCKRSWRGSEEERASLGQEGGQRRSQSSELVLHEQLHGGEKPHTCEECGKSFRQKGDLIVHQRIHTGEKPYECGECGKSFSQSSNLIRHQRIHTGEKPYECGECRKSFSQSSSLIVHQRTHTGERPYECSKYGKGFKTSSNLLQHYQSHREERPFQCPYCGKGFKYNSHLIRHRRIHTGERSYECDKCRKRFQASSNLLLYHRIHTEERPFRCPDCGKGFKCNSHLVTHRRIHTGERLYECPQCGKSFSQSSALTQHQRRHH, translated from the exons gattgcccattgccagccccagggaggctgcgaggaagaggaagatggcccgggacactgaggcag agcaggagctgagcatggagagcagggaggacaaatgcccgcggcagaacctggtggaagaggccgttttgagcggctccacggtGCAGGAAGccaatggggaggaaaagccccggagatgccgcacgaggaggggctgcaaacgcagctgGCGGggatctgaggaggaaagagccagcctgggtcAGGAAGGCGGCCAGAGACGgagccagagctcggagctggtgctccatgagcagctccatggtgggGAGAAGCCCCATACGTGcgaggagtgtgggaagagcttcaggcagaaaGGCGAcctgattgtgcaccagaggatccacactggggagaagccctacgagtgtggggagtgtgggaagagcttcagccagagctccaacctgatcaggcaccagaggatccacactggggagaagccctacgagtgtggggagtgtaggaagagcttcagccagagctccagcctgattgtgcaccagaggacccacactggggagaggccctacgagtgttccAAGTATGGGAAGGGGTTTAagaccagctccaatctcctccagcactatcagagtcacagagaggagaggcccttccaatgcccctactgcgggaagggattcaagtacaactcccacctcatcagacaccggcgcatccacactggggagaggtcctacgagtgtgataaatgcaggaagaggtttcaggccagctccaatctcctcctgtACCATCGTATTCACACAGAAGAGAGGCCCTTCCGTTGccctgactgcgggaagggattcaagtgCAACTCCCACctcgtcacccaccggcgcattcacactggggagaggctctacgagtgtccccagtgtgggaagagcttctcacagagctctgccttgacccaacaccaacggaggcaccactaa
- the LOC141730046 gene encoding olfactory receptor 14I1-like yields the protein MSNSSSIRHFLLLALADTRQLQLLHFCLLLGISLAALLGNGLIISAVACGHHLHTPMFFFLLNLALSDLGCTCTTVPKAMHSSLWNTSTISYTGCVAQVFFFAFFMSAEFALLTVMCYDRYVSICKPLHYGTLLGSRACAHMAAAAWASAFLNALMHTANTFSLPLCHGNALGQFFCEIPHILKLSCSDSNLRELGLLATMACLASGCFVFNVFSYVQIFRAVLRIPCEQGRHKAFSTCLPHLAVVSLFISTALFANLKPPSISSPSLDLAVSVLYSVVPPALNPLIYSLRNQELKAAGWRLMTGWFQKN from the coding sequence atgtccaacagcagctccatcaggcacttcctcctgctggcactggcagacacgcggcagctgcagctcctgcacttctgcctcttgctgggcatctccctggctgccctcctgggcaacggcctcatcatcagcgccgtagcctgcggccaccacctgcacacgcccatgttcttcttcctgctcaacctggccctcagcgacctgggctgcacctgcaccactgtccccaaagccatgcacagttccctctggaacaccagcaccatctcctacactggatgtgttGCACAGGTTTTCTTCTTTGCCTTTTTCATGTCAGCAGAATTTGCACTTCTCACtgtcatgtgctatgaccgctacgtgtccatctgcaaacccctgcactacgggaccctcctgggcagcagagcttgtgcccacatggcagcagctgcctgggccagtgcctttctcaatgctctcatgcacacggccaacacattttccctgcccctgtgccatggcaatgccctgggccagttcttctgtgaaatcccccatatcctcaagctctcctgctcagacTCAAACCTCAGGGAGCTTGGGCTTCTTGCTACTATGGCCTGTTTAGCTTCTGGATGTTTTGTTTTCaatgttttctcctatgtgcagatcttcagggctgtgctgaggatcccatGTGAGCAGGGACGACACAAAGCCTTTTCTACCTgtctccctcacctggctgtggtctccctgtttatCAGCACTGCTCTTTTTGCcaacctgaagcccccctccatctcctccccatccctggatctggcagtgtcagttctgtactcggtggtgcctccagccctgaatcccctcatctacagcctgaggaaccaggagctcaaggctgcagggTGGAGACTaatgactggatggtttcagaagAATTAA